From the Aerosakkonema funiforme FACHB-1375 genome, the window TGTTGGGGGATGCTGTGCTGCGGTAACGCGAACGCACGCTACCAGCTACTGAGTAGAAGGCACTAGAATTTCTCCTTTTCTCGTTCCCAAGTTTTATCTGGGAATGCGATCGCAAAGTTCTACCTCCTGGGGTGTCATATTTCAGTTAAATATAATCTTTAACTATGGCGACTTATGCTATAATAAAATAATCGCACTCATTTGTGCGCGATCGCCAATTTCAAGGCAAGCATTTAACTTTTCGGTCAGCTTCGCATAACTTGACAAGCGTTAATTATTCTTTTCCAAAACTTCACATAGCTTGACCGAAAATTTACACTCTTTCCCGTTAATCGCGCTAATATAGAAATTGAGAGCCCTAAAGGGGCATAACTGAGCCACTTAATTGGAAACTGCCAAACCTACAAATGGCAACTTATAAGTATCCTTTTAAAGAGGAAGCGGGGTAAAGCCCCGCTTTCTCATTGAGAGCGGATCGTAAGGGCTTGCTGAATAAATCTGCGATCGCTCTCACTTGAGAGTCTACAGAAGGTGTTTCAAGGACTTTCAGTTAGCAGACTGCTGTTGCGCCGCCTGACTGACTTCCTCTACATCCAATTCCAACGCCTGTGCTATTTGTTCCACAGTTAACCCCAATCCTAACAAGCGGGGTACTGTTGCTAATTTCGCTGCTATCTCACCTTCTTGGAAAGCTTCTTGATAAACTCTTGTTTGTTTTAACTCACTCAATCCAAACATTGCCTCGATCTCCTCTCGACTTTTACTGGGTAACTTATAGACTATAGAAGATGGAGTCTGTTTTCACGAATTAGGATAACTGTTGGGTTTATTTAATTTTAGTATAAAGGCGATCGCGTTCACATCATCGCTTTTTTTGGCGATCGGGAAGATAAGGAATTTATCCCGAAGTTAAGGAAGTTAAGCTAATTGGCGAATTCTGTTCGCTCAATTTTCCAGCCGCTGAAACGCTTGCTATTGCTGCATTTTCGGAAATATCGCTCCAAAAACTTATCTTCTTGCTTAACTTCGGTATCTCCGCTGGTTAAGTTTGGTGGGAAAGTGGAAACTAGACTCTATTACCCCAAAAGTTACAAGGGAGGTAATCAGTGGTTAGTTTATTTGCGCCTGCACAAATTGAGATGTTTTCAGAAGCGGTAATGGGAACGGTGGAGAAGACAATTTCTCAAAATCAGCCTGGAAGAGTTAAGTGTTTGGGGAGTTATTGGCCTGCTCGATTTTATCATTCTAATTGCGATGTTATTGTTTTTATCGATGAAGTTGTGAAAGTTGTTGGTAGACAGGGAATTACTATGCTTGTGGTTCCGGTAAGTTCAATTAAAACGGACTGATAGATTCGTATTTAGTCTACACCCGCCTCAGAATCAATTCTGAGGCTGATAGCGAAAGTCCGTTAAAACGGACTGAAATACAGCGGTTTCTCGCCTTCGTAGAGTACAGTTTTTATTTGAACCACAGATAAACACAGATGAATTGGCTGGATAGCGATGTACTACACGGAGTCCGAACCGCTATATTTGTCTTCAGTCCACTTCAGTGGACTTTCGCTATGAGCCTGGGGTTTGAACCCCAGGCGGGCTGTAAGCGAAGCAATTGACTGAGAAGAGGCTTATTTCGGGATAGAATATTCAACCAAACGGGGATTATCCATTCGTTTAGAAGCATCTAATATTTCTAAACCCACGATATTTCCTTCTTTGTCATAATCAACAATTAATCCAGGCTTTTCTTCGTCGCTTTCTTCAATAGGAGAATTGTTAAAAATGATTCTCATCACATCTACTTCAGAATCGTAGGTAATTTTCATGGCTGTTTCCTATATTTATCGATTCAGCGGTTAATGATTTTACCTATTTTCCATCGCCCGTTGCACTTTCTCAACTTGCTTGGGTGCTTCCATTTCGGTGAAGAGTTTAATTGCTTGTTGAAAATTTGGCTGACTTTTTTCGGTGTCACCCATTTTTTGATAAGTTAAGGCAAGTTGATAGTAAGCTTCGGCTAAGTCGCATTTAGCGCCTATTTTTTCTAGGAGTTCTATTGATTCTGTATGATGAGAAAGTGCGGTTGTAAAATCTCTCTGTTCTCGATAAAGTTCTGCTAGACCATAGAGAGCTTTTGCTTTTACTTGAGTGTAACCGATTTCCTTAGCAAATGAAATAGCTCTGCGGTACATCTCAAAAGACTTTTCAGTTTCTTCTAAATTTTTATAAGTTTTTCCTAAAAATAGTAAGCTATAGCCTTTAGTCCATTCGGTAACCTCTGTTATTAAAAGTTGCTGATAAGCTTTTTCTGCCAAATAATATGCTTCTTGTTCAAAACCCAAGCAAGACTTCAGGAACGCCAAGCAAAAACAAGCGTCCGCTGAATAGATATTAAATTCTGTATTTTTTGAAATTAATAAACATTCTTCAAAGTGTTTCATAGCTTCTTCAAGCTCCCAAAGATCTATTTTACAAAGACCTATATTTATTAAAAAAACTGCCTTTCTACTTTTAAAATACTTGCGCTTTTTTGTTTCTAAAGTATTTTCAGAGTTAGATTCTAAATATTCAGTGGCTATCCTGCTCGATTCTTGATGATACTTAATAGCTTTATTAAGTTCACCAATTAAATTATATAAATAGCCCATTATAATATTTAAATTTATCAAGCAGTAGGGATCATTAATGTGGTTGATTATAGGAGTTATTGCCAAAATAGTTTGTTGTAATAAACCCAGCCTCCAACAAGTAGTACCAAGGTTTTCTACAGCAATTAGCTGATTCTTATTTATATCTTTTACAATCACAGCCCCAGCTTGCTCATAATCATTAATCTCTACATAATGATAGTAAGCCTCAAAAGCTTTCAGTGCATCCTCTAAATTTTCAACCGTCTTCAGACTCTCCGTCCAAAACTCAGCAGCTTTCCGATTCCCTGTCTCCCAATCTTCACTTTCCCTCAATCTTTTTACCGCTTCTGCCCGAATCACTGGATGCAGCCAATATTCTTGATTACAAAATTCGACTAAAGACCTATCTCTCAACGATTTAATTACCCGTCGATGTTGACTATCTTGCACATCCCAAAGTAAACAAAACAAACCTTCAATCGGAACTCTTGGAACATCTTGATATCGATAACATCCCAAACGGCAGAGAAGTTTATAAGCAGATAAATCCAGTTGTTGCAAACGATTAAATTGACTAACAACTAAACCTTCTAATTCTCTCTCAATCAACAAATCATCTTTATTTGCTTGCCAATAAGCGACTAAATTATTGTTAAACTCCTTAATCGCACCACGGAAAATGTCCATAGCTTTGGCATTTCCCCCATAAGCTTGGTGCATGGCATTCAGCACTTCTGTATCTATCTGAATATTGCGGCTATTAAAAAACTTTTCCCATGCGGCGATATCCAAACCTTCTAAGCGATAATACTCAACTGTTACCGATGATTCGCGCAGGCATTCGCGGCTGGTAATTAGGGTAACAGATTGCACTGCTGGATCGGCTAAAGCAGTGAATAATTCTACATATTTTCGATGCGCTTCGATGCACCTGCCATTTCCATCTAGTGCTGGTTCCAGGTTATCAATTAATATGCCTATTCTTTGCTTGGGATTTCGCAAATGCTGCCTCAATCTATCCAGGGTAACGCCAAATTCTCGCCCTGGTTCTTCATCAAAATATCGCCGCAGCCATTCCTCAATTATACTTTCGGCAGAGGTAATATTTTGAGTTTCCTTTGCCATCCGCAGATCGAGTATTTTATCGAATCCCTGCGTGTTGAGGAATTGCCACGCCAGCGTTGTTTTGCCGATACCGCCTTTACCGTGAATGACGATCGCTTTTGCACCTTGTTGGATTAGGTTGTGGAGATATGCGATCGCACCCTCCCGCCCCACAAAATTCGGATCTTCCTTGGTTATAGCCTCTTTAGGCGGAGGAATATGGTCGCTTTCCTCCAGTGTTAACCCCAAAGCTGCGAACAATGCCTGGATAGACCTTTTATCAACTCCTTCTTCCCTCCGCAATATCTTAGAAACGGTATCGGTACTCAAAGTCCTTATAGACTTTGGATTATTGTGAGGCTTAGTTAGATCTTCTATCTTTTCTATCGTATGCTGACCATGAAACTTTTTTCTCAGCGTATCTTGCAGTTTATCCCAACCGCGATCGCTCAGTATACGTCCCCGATTTCGTTGCTGCTTATTCATCGCCGTTATCCGCCTAAGACCCCGATCGCCGAAGTTACACCGACCTTAAGGGAGATAATAGCGCTTTTGCCGATGTTAAGGCAGTGATGCGATCGCAAAATCTATCGTTTCTGGAAGCTGGAAAGCCCTACAATGGTGCTTTTCCAGAATTTTACTCAAAAAACCTAAGTTCCGGCTTATCGTCGGGATCTCCTCTGGTTGAGATTGTTGGCAAGTTGCACGATGGATTTAGCTGATAAATCAGGAGTCCACCAATCATCATGGAAGACAAAGATTTTCAAGACTTCTTAACCGCATTGGGAATTACTGCCAGCATCCTGACCATTTGGCCTTTTTGTCCCGCTTTAGCAATTGGATCGAGTGTGGCTATAGCAATTCACTTATATCGGATGAAATAACAAGAAAATAAAGACAAACAATAATTTAATCAACAAAGCTCACCTGGAAATCAATTTCCGGCGTCATAGCTGAAGTCCACGCTCAGTGGACTGAAATTTGTGCTTTTAGTCCTCTTGAGAGGACTTTCGCTATCAGCCTGGGGTTTGAACCCCAGGCGGGCTAAATAATTGACCGACATTTTAATATTTTCAAAACTTGGCGTCCTCTGCGTCTTGGCGGTTCAATTCAAAATCGCATCTACTAACAAATCGCCGCCAAACCTCACCACATCGGTACAAGGTAAACCCGTTTCTTTCTTAACTTGTTCGATCGCATCCTTCGCCGCCACATCATCTAAATGTCCGGTATTGAGTGCGATCGCAATCACTTTCACTTCCCCAAACGCACCCCCAGCACTACCAACCATCTCATACAATTTAATCGCTTCCGACAAAGGCGGAATTACAACATGAGGAAGATTGCGAATGTGAGTTTGTCCGGCGCGATGTACTAATATTAAATGTGTTGGTTGGGAACCGCGCAAAAGTGGTAATGTAGCTGTGGAACCTGGATGCAATAACGAACCTTGTCCTTCTATATATAGGATGTCGAAATCTTCTCCAAATCGCATCACCAATTGTTCGACTGCACCCGCTGCAAAATCTACCCGCACTGCATCTAGCGGTATACCATCACCGGATATCATAATACCCGCTTGTCCGGTGGCGAGAAATTTCGATCGCATTCCCCGTCGCAAGGAAGCGTGATGTAATTCCAGACAAGTTGACATTTTCCCGACTGCCATATCCGTACCGACTGCTAAGACGCGGCGACAGGAAAGCGATCGCGCTTTTGCAGTCCCAACTCTCAATCCAGCCGGTTCCTGGCGCACATCCCAAATCCATTCATTTTCTTTCACTAATCCCTGTATTTCTGGATGCGTCGCCAGTCGCGTGTGCAATCCATTGATGACTGATAATCCAGATGCTACTGCTTGTTTGATTTCCTCAAACCAGATATCTGGCAATATTCCACCTGAAGGCGCTATGCCGATCGCCAATACTTCGGGATGATAAGAAAGTGCTTCTTCTACAGAAGCAACGATCGGTACTTCGCGATTAATTCCTGTCAGTTTTGGCAATGATTCCCCAGCGCATTGCTTATCTATTACTGCTACTATTGGCGCTTCGCTGTAGCGTAACAAGGTTAGTCCGGTTTTTCCGTGAATGCCGCGAATTCCTTCGTGTAGCAAGATGGCTAGTTTTTGGTCGGGTTTGAGCATATATAGCTAGGGACTAGGGGCTAGGGACTAGGGGCTAGGGAAGATCTAAGAGGGAAAAGGTTACTCCGTAAGGGATTATGAACCAGAGGTAAGAGTTGGAGTTGTCTTAACCGACGAGAGCGGTTGCTATATAATGCAGATTTTTTTTACCGCAGATGAACGCAGATGAACGCAGATGTAATTGTAGATTTTTCGTTGGGGGAATGAATCACTGGGGATGGAGTTGAAGGGGATAGTTTCTTTGTTTATTAGTTTACTGGTTAGTTTCTCTTTTGTACATTTGGTTAGCTCGTTTATATTAAATTAGCTTATCCTTGATGGCGTTCTGTTTGAATATTTAAATCAAAAGCCCTTTTTTACCCCAAAAATAACTGAAAATCTTTTGCAACTATTGACGTAAATGCGTCGTTTGCGGTATCTTGACAGAAATGATAATCGGGGGAAGTATATCTAAATTGCTAAATGCTGTCTTACCCCAGTCTGAAAGCCTTATGTTTTCGTGTGTCTTATTTTTACTAGCTCGCTAAAATTGGCAATTTCTCGTTTGACGATGACTGGGTTTTTTGGTGTCCTCACGACCCACTTGGCGATCGCACTTGACAAATTTACTTTTTTATGTTATGGGGGCAGCTTTGCTTGCGATCGGGTGTTTTATCTCATCAATCCAAAATCCAAAATCCAAAAACTAAAATCGATTGATTCCCAAACCGGGTAGGTCGTTGGGTCGCAGGCAGCCATTTTCAATGATAGCACCTGTGAACGGATCGTCGATCAAATTGAGATGACTGTCCAAATCCAGGTAATCGGCGAGGGGGGAGAGATGGGAAAGGGCGGTATTTGCCAGGGAGCTATCGGAATAGCAACCGAACATCACCTGCAAATGATGCGATCGCGCTGTGTGGATCGTGCGGATTGCTTCAGACAAACCGCCAGATTTCATCAATTTAATATTGATGCCATCGACGCGATCGGCCAATTTGGGAATATCGCGACTGGTAAAGCAGCTTTCATCCACAAAAATGGGTAGAGGCGATTTCTGTTTGAGTGGTAACAAACTTTCCTCCTGTCCCGGTGGCAGAGGTTGTTCCACATAAACCACACCATGTTCCGCCAACCATTCGCACATTTTTACCGCATCGGACAAACTCCAACCGCCATTGGCATCGACGCTGATTTTAGCAGATGGTGCTGCTTGTCTGACAGCCGCGAACATAGCGCGATCGCTTTCAATTCCTTCGGGATTTCCCAATTTCACTTTTAGCACTTTCGCATCTATATAATTAACCCAATCGCGCACGCGCCCAACCGCAGCTTCGGGGGTATTGATGCCGACGGTGACAGAGGTGGGAACAATACGATCGCGATTTAATCCCCACATTTTCCACAAAGGCAAACCCGCCTTTTTCCCCAACCAATCGTGCAACGCCACATCCAAAGCCGCACGCGCCGCCGAGGGAAGTTGGGATGCGATCGAAAATTGTTCTATTTCTTGTCTATCGAAAGGACTGAATTTTTCTAGTGCTGGTGCGACTGACTGCAATGCCGCTAAAATTGACTCGGTTGTTTGACGTTGTTCTCCAATCGCAAAAGGCGAAGCTTCTCCCCAACCCACAATACCATCTGACTCTATTTCCACCCACACATTTGTCGTCTGAGCAGTAGTACCGCGACTGATAGTTAAGGGAAAGCGTTTGTTGACAGTAAATGTTTGAATGCGAATCTGCATATCGATTTGGGATTTGGGATTTGGGATTGGTTTCGCCTGAAAATGATGCAGCTTGACATTAGGAAGAATTTTTTGATGATTAGCCTTCAAATGAGAGGCTTGAAACCCCTTATTTTCGGTCAGTCGGGATCTTCCGGGTGTTGTTTAACGGCATTCTCTATATATAATAGATAGGCGTTGAGTTGTACTGACAGTTCATCGATAATTTCTTTGAGTTTATCGATATCCTCGATTGTCAAGAGAGAACGTTTGTAGGCTTGTCTCAAGCAATGTCTTGTTTCGTCGAGACAATCTTTCCCTATCCTGACAAAATCGCGATTGTCTTTGTAGTCGTGCGCTGTACCTTTAGCGATATTGGCACCGATGCTGTCCGCAGCAATAATAATTTGTCTGCCCAGCGTATTTTTCTCAAATTCATCCCATTTCGTCACAATTTGCCAAATCTCATTCCCCAGCTTTTCAGCGAGTCGGTAAACTTGTAATTTCTCGAAATCTGGTTTTGCCATATTTGTTTGACTTTTGACTGAGTGACTTTTCTAATCCTCATTCCCCTTGGCCGGAAAATTAAACTTCAATTCCTTTAAATTATTGAGACCGGTAGCCGAAGTGAGGTCGTACTGTAAAGGAGTGATTGTAATGTAATTATCGCGAATTGCCTTAACATCTGTAGGAATATCGAAAGGCAGATGAGGCTGAGTTTTAGGTTCCAATTCCTCCTGTAACTCTCCTGTCAACCAGTAATAAGTTTTGCCGCGAGGATCGACTCGTTTTTCAAACACATCGAAATAACGACGCACACCTTGACGGGTGATGGTAACACCTGCGATCGCATCCCACTTAACTGGCGGTACATTCACATTCAGCAACATCAACTGCGGTAAAGGTTGCTGCGCTAATTGTTCCAACAGCAGACAAGCAAACTGAGCCGCCGGTGCAAAATCTCGACAAGCGAAACTGGTAAGACTGATGGCGATACCGGGAATACCTTCAATCACACCTTCCATCGCCGCCGAAACCGTACCCGAATACAAGATATCCGTGCCTAAATTCGAGCCTTGGTTGATCCCGGAAATGACATAATCGGGGGGGCTATCCAGCAATGCCCACAATCCGAGTTTCACGCAGTCGGAAGGAGTACCCGAACAAGCCCAAGCCTTGATGGAAGGATGGAAAGTCGATTGTACCACTTCAGCGCGGATGGGGTCGTGCAGAGTCAAACCGTGTCCGGTAGCCGATCGCTCTCGATCCGGACAAACCACGCTGACATCGTGACCCGCCTCTGCCAAAGCATTGGCTAAAGTGCGGATACCCAACGCAAAAATACCGTCATCGTTACTTATAAGCAATTTCATCTATTCACAATTCCGGATTATCTCCCCATTCCGATTGTCAGAGATTATTGGTAACCGATCAAGGAGAATGGCAGAATAGGGGAGCAAGAAAATTAATCCTTTCTCTTTCCCTCTTCCCTCTTCCCTCTTCTCTAGCCCCTAACCCCTAGCCCCTAACCCCTAACCCCTAGCCCCTAACCCCTAGACCCTAGACCCTAGACCCTAGACCCTAAAAACATTAGCTTCAACTACCCCGCCCTAAGTAGAGGGCGGGGATTGTGAGGGGTAAGTCTCACAACACAAGTGTTGAATAGCTCACGGAGACACAGTTTGGCACGAACTACCGAATGCTTCCCCAGTTCGGTCTATCTTCAAGCCACCTTATCAGTGGCGTTGGGTCAAGCCAAGACATCCTGACTGTGTTGAGCGAGGGGACTTAAAACTGTTACTCGAAGGATTATCTCTTTATGCGAGTACCTGTATTATCTGCATCTGGGCAACCGCTAATGCCAACCAAGCCAAGTCGGGCAAGGCGATGGCTAAAAGCTGCTAAAGCCAAGGTTGTCTATAACGACCTCGGGATCTTCCAAGTCCAGTTAATTGAATGCCCGAAAGGTGAAAGAACGCAGCCAATTGCTGTTGGCATCGATCCGGGTAAACTCTACACGGGAATCGGCGTTGGGTCTGCTAAGTTTACTCTCTGGTTGGCACATCTCCAGTTGCCATTCAAAACAGTTAAAGAGCGGATGGAACAACGCCGAATGATGAGGAGAGGGCGTAGAGGTCGTCGAATCGACCGTAAGATTTCGTTCGACAAACGCGCACACCGCCAGAAGCGATTTGACAATCGCCGCCAATGCAAAATACCTCCTAGCATCAGAGCTAATCGCGAATTGGAATTGCGAGTAATTAGCGAGTTGTCATCAATTTACCCGCCTACCGATGTCGTTTACGAAATCGTAAAAGCAGCAGGCGACAAAGGATTTAGTCCTGTGATGGTCGGGCAAAAATGGCAGGTTAAAAACTTAGAAAAGTATGGGAAAGTCAAGCAATGCGAAGGCTGGCAGACGGCGAATACTCGCTGCTTTCTCAAATTAGAAAAACAGAAGCACTCCAAAGGGGATGCTATCCCAGCCACTCATGCAGTTGATGGCGTAGCATTAGCCTGCCAAGCCTTTATTCGGTATGGCATTGTCGATCGTCAAACAATGGGTTGGATAGGAGAGGTTCGCGTTACGCCAGCACCATTTACGGTGATTCGTCGCCCACCAATTTGCCGCCGTCAGTTGCACTTGATGATTCCGAGTAAAGGTGGTATTCGCCGCAAGTATGGCGGCACTGTTACCCGGCATGGTTTTAGAAAAGGCGATTTGGCAATCGCAACTCAAGGCAGCAAAACTTATCAGGGCTGGGTAAGCGGCGACACCGAAAAACAGGTTTCCGTTTCAGACCGAAACTGGAAACGGTTAGGTCAGTTCAGTAAAAACAAAGTCCGTTTGGTACAGCGAAGCACGGGTTTAATCGTGCTGCCAAACCGGAAATTATCAAATTTGATGGCATCGAACCATCAAATTTGACAAGCTATCCCTCTCCGGCCTGCTTCGCTGAGGCCGGAGTCTCCCGCAATAATCAGATGACGAATCAGCCGAACGAATTAGAGGCACAACTGAGTGCGCTCAAACAAGACGCGCAACAAGCAATATCTGTCGCCGAAACTCTCCCGCGCTTGGAAGAACTCCGAGTCGCATATCTGGGTAAGAAAGGTCAAGTGTCCCAGATACTGGGAGGGTTGGGGAAATTATCTGCCCAAGAACGTCCGCGCATTGGGGCATTAGCCAACGAAGTTAAGGAAGCTCTGCAAACTGCCCTCGATAACAAACGGGAAGCTTTGCAAGCTGCCCAAATTGAAGCCCAACTGGAGGCAGAAACTCTGGATGTCACCATGCCGGGAGTTTACCGCCCCCAAGGTCGGGTGCATCCAATCAATTCTGTCATCGATCGCACGATCGATATTTTCGTCGGTCTGGGCTACACCGTAGCCACCGGCCCGGAAATGGAGAACGATTACTATAATTTTGAGGCGTTGAATTTCCTCGCCGACCACCCAGCCCGCGATATGCAGGATACTCTCTACCTGCC encodes:
- a CDS encoding NfeD family protein; translation: MVSLFAPAQIEMFSEAVMGTVEKTISQNQPGRVKCLGSYWPARFYHSNCDVIVFIDEVVKVVGRQGITMLVVPVSSIKTD
- a CDS encoding DUF2283 domain-containing protein, with product MKITYDSEVDVMRIIFNNSPIEESDEEKPGLIVDYDKEGNIVGLEILDASKRMDNPRLVEYSIPK
- a CDS encoding tetratricopeptide repeat protein; this encodes MNKQQRNRGRILSDRGWDKLQDTLRKKFHGQHTIEKIEDLTKPHNNPKSIRTLSTDTVSKILRREEGVDKRSIQALFAALGLTLEESDHIPPPKEAITKEDPNFVGREGAIAYLHNLIQQGAKAIVIHGKGGIGKTTLAWQFLNTQGFDKILDLRMAKETQNITSAESIIEEWLRRYFDEEPGREFGVTLDRLRQHLRNPKQRIGILIDNLEPALDGNGRCIEAHRKYVELFTALADPAVQSVTLITSRECLRESSVTVEYYRLEGLDIAAWEKFFNSRNIQIDTEVLNAMHQAYGGNAKAMDIFRGAIKEFNNNLVAYWQANKDDLLIERELEGLVVSQFNRLQQLDLSAYKLLCRLGCYRYQDVPRVPIEGLFCLLWDVQDSQHRRVIKSLRDRSLVEFCNQEYWLHPVIRAEAVKRLRESEDWETGNRKAAEFWTESLKTVENLEDALKAFEAYYHYVEINDYEQAGAVIVKDINKNQLIAVENLGTTCWRLGLLQQTILAITPIINHINDPYCLINLNIIMGYLYNLIGELNKAIKYHQESSRIATEYLESNSENTLETKKRKYFKSRKAVFLINIGLCKIDLWELEEAMKHFEECLLISKNTEFNIYSADACFCLAFLKSCLGFEQEAYYLAEKAYQQLLITEVTEWTKGYSLLFLGKTYKNLEETEKSFEMYRRAISFAKEIGYTQVKAKALYGLAELYREQRDFTTALSHHTESIELLEKIGAKCDLAEAYYQLALTYQKMGDTEKSQPNFQQAIKLFTEMEAPKQVEKVQRAMENR
- a CDS encoding DUF1611 domain-containing protein; its protein translation is MLKPDQKLAILLHEGIRGIHGKTGLTLLRYSEAPIVAVIDKQCAGESLPKLTGINREVPIVASVEEALSYHPEVLAIGIAPSGGILPDIWFEEIKQAVASGLSVINGLHTRLATHPEIQGLVKENEWIWDVRQEPAGLRVGTAKARSLSCRRVLAVGTDMAVGKMSTCLELHHASLRRGMRSKFLATGQAGIMISGDGIPLDAVRVDFAAGAVEQLVMRFGEDFDILYIEGQGSLLHPGSTATLPLLRGSQPTHLILVHRAGQTHIRNLPHVVIPPLSEAIKLYEMVGSAGGAFGEVKVIAIALNTGHLDDVAAKDAIEQVKKETGLPCTDVVRFGGDLLVDAILN
- a CDS encoding dipeptide epimerase, which codes for MQIRIQTFTVNKRFPLTISRGTTAQTTNVWVEIESDGIVGWGEASPFAIGEQRQTTESILAALQSVAPALEKFSPFDRQEIEQFSIASQLPSAARAALDVALHDWLGKKAGLPLWKMWGLNRDRIVPTSVTVGINTPEAAVGRVRDWVNYIDAKVLKVKLGNPEGIESDRAMFAAVRQAAPSAKISVDANGGWSLSDAVKMCEWLAEHGVVYVEQPLPPGQEESLLPLKQKSPLPIFVDESCFTSRDIPKLADRVDGINIKLMKSGGLSEAIRTIHTARSHHLQVMFGCYSDSSLANTALSHLSPLADYLDLDSHLNLIDDPFTGAIIENGCLRPNDLPGLGINRF
- a CDS encoding four helix bundle protein; this encodes MAKPDFEKLQVYRLAEKLGNEIWQIVTKWDEFEKNTLGRQIIIAADSIGANIAKGTAHDYKDNRDFVRIGKDCLDETRHCLRQAYKRSLLTIEDIDKLKEIIDELSVQLNAYLLYIENAVKQHPEDPD
- the surE gene encoding 5'/3'-nucleotidase SurE — translated: MKLLISNDDGIFALGIRTLANALAEAGHDVSVVCPDRERSATGHGLTLHDPIRAEVVQSTFHPSIKAWACSGTPSDCVKLGLWALLDSPPDYVISGINQGSNLGTDILYSGTVSAAMEGVIEGIPGIAISLTSFACRDFAPAAQFACLLLEQLAQQPLPQLMLLNVNVPPVKWDAIAGVTITRQGVRRYFDVFEKRVDPRGKTYYWLTGELQEELEPKTQPHLPFDIPTDVKAIRDNYITITPLQYDLTSATGLNNLKELKFNFPAKGNED
- a CDS encoding RRXRR domain-containing protein; translated protein: MRVPVLSASGQPLMPTKPSRARRWLKAAKAKVVYNDLGIFQVQLIECPKGERTQPIAVGIDPGKLYTGIGVGSAKFTLWLAHLQLPFKTVKERMEQRRMMRRGRRGRRIDRKISFDKRAHRQKRFDNRRQCKIPPSIRANRELELRVISELSSIYPPTDVVYEIVKAAGDKGFSPVMVGQKWQVKNLEKYGKVKQCEGWQTANTRCFLKLEKQKHSKGDAIPATHAVDGVALACQAFIRYGIVDRQTMGWIGEVRVTPAPFTVIRRPPICRRQLHLMIPSKGGIRRKYGGTVTRHGFRKGDLAIATQGSKTYQGWVSGDTEKQVSVSDRNWKRLGQFSKNKVRLVQRSTGLIVLPNRKLSNLMASNHQI
- the pheS gene encoding phenylalanine--tRNA ligase subunit alpha, which translates into the protein MTNQPNELEAQLSALKQDAQQAISVAETLPRLEELRVAYLGKKGQVSQILGGLGKLSAQERPRIGALANEVKEALQTALDNKREALQAAQIEAQLEAETLDVTMPGVYRPQGRVHPINSVIDRTIDIFVGLGYTVATGPEMENDYYNFEALNFLADHPARDMQDTLYLPDGNLLRTHTSNIQIHYMEENDPPVRVVAPGRCYRRDTVDATHAAVFHQIEFFAVDEGITFSDLKGTIKVFLEQMFGEEMPIRFRASYFPFTEPSAEVDMQWKGKWLEIMGCGMIDPNVLKAVGYDPEVYTGFAAGFGVERVAMVLHQLDDIRRMYSSDLRFLRQF